From a single Polyangiaceae bacterium genomic region:
- a CDS encoding cysteine--tRNA ligase yields the protein MAEIRLYNTLSRNLEPFTPKEDGKVGVYCCGPTVYDVPHAGHARSALAFDILVRHLRARGYDVTYVRNITDIDDKILARSKENGEEPLALSKRMAEVYKAQMAEVGCAAPTHEPRVSDHLQEIFDLVQSLIDNDAAYVVDMPGGTKDVYFSVRSFAGYGKLSRRNIDDLISGARVEKDETKRDPLDFALWKGAPKEEWGWQSPWGWGRPGWHIECSAMSSRYLGHGFDIHAGGMDLIFPHHENEIAQSEAAHPSEGNFAHCWMHNGFVNVDKEKMSKSLGNFVTVQDVLARNDAEAFRWFLLTVHYRGPIQFDTDKLDSGRVVFPGVDEAERRVDYMYTAVARLAELAGDATLGEKLPPELQKHKKAIDEAAVTADKGLDDDLNTPIALASLGEMARLGNEVCDLALKRRKDAAFVGAARGVAAHAVKKIRTLADELGMMRASHENYTSRTRKRRLELRGLTAEAIEAKIVERTEARKAKDFSRADAVRAELEAQGVSLRDSPTGTDWAVEA from the coding sequence ATGGCCGAAATCCGCCTGTACAACACGCTCTCTCGCAACCTCGAGCCCTTCACGCCCAAGGAGGACGGCAAGGTCGGCGTGTATTGCTGCGGCCCCACGGTCTACGACGTTCCACACGCCGGGCATGCGCGCTCGGCGCTGGCCTTCGACATCCTGGTGCGGCACCTGCGGGCGCGGGGCTACGACGTCACCTACGTCCGCAACATCACGGACATCGACGACAAGATCTTGGCGCGCTCCAAAGAGAACGGCGAAGAGCCGCTGGCGCTCTCCAAGCGCATGGCCGAGGTGTACAAGGCGCAGATGGCGGAGGTGGGCTGCGCAGCGCCCACGCACGAGCCTCGCGTCAGCGACCACCTGCAGGAGATCTTCGATCTGGTCCAGAGCCTGATCGACAACGACGCCGCGTACGTCGTGGACATGCCCGGCGGCACCAAGGACGTGTACTTCTCGGTGCGGAGCTTCGCCGGGTACGGCAAGCTCTCTCGCCGCAACATCGACGATCTGATCAGCGGCGCGCGGGTGGAGAAGGACGAGACCAAGCGCGACCCGCTGGACTTCGCCCTGTGGAAGGGCGCGCCCAAGGAGGAGTGGGGCTGGCAGAGCCCGTGGGGCTGGGGACGGCCGGGCTGGCACATCGAGTGCAGCGCCATGAGCAGCCGCTACCTGGGCCACGGCTTCGACATCCACGCCGGCGGCATGGATCTCATCTTTCCGCATCACGAGAACGAGATCGCCCAGAGCGAGGCGGCGCACCCGAGTGAAGGCAACTTTGCCCACTGCTGGATGCACAACGGCTTCGTGAACGTGGACAAGGAAAAGATGAGCAAGTCCCTCGGGAACTTCGTGACCGTGCAGGACGTCCTGGCACGGAACGACGCCGAGGCATTTCGTTGGTTCCTGCTCACGGTGCACTACCGCGGGCCCATCCAGTTCGACACCGACAAGCTCGACAGCGGCCGGGTGGTGTTTCCCGGCGTGGACGAAGCAGAGCGGCGCGTGGACTACATGTACACGGCCGTCGCGCGGCTCGCGGAGCTGGCCGGGGACGCAACGCTGGGAGAAAAGCTGCCGCCGGAGCTCCAGAAGCACAAAAAGGCCATCGACGAAGCGGCCGTCACCGCCGACAAGGGCCTGGACGACGACTTGAACACGCCCATCGCGCTGGCGTCCCTCGGGGAGATGGCGCGGCTCGGCAACGAGGTCTGCGACCTCGCCTTGAAGCGTCGGAAAGATGCGGCCTTCGTGGGCGCGGCGCGCGGTGTGGCCGCCCATGCGGTGAAGAAGATCCGCACCCTGGCGGATGAGCTCGGCATGATGCGCGCATCCCACGAAAACTACACGTCGCGTACGCGCAAGCGTCGCCTCGAGCTCCGGGGCCTCACCGCGGAAGCCATCGAAGCGAAGATCGTCGAGCGCACCGAGGCTCGCAAAGCCAAGGACTTCAGCCGCGCGGACGCCGTGCGCGCGGAGCTCGAGGCTCAGGGCGTGTCGCTTCGCGACTCACCCACGGGCACGGATTGGGCCGTCGAGGCCTAA
- a CDS encoding carboxypeptidase regulatory-like domain-containing protein → MKSKILSVLIPNAALAVAFALTLGACSGDDGARGPAGAPGDPGGPGATGPTGPNGNPGDAGVNGDAGISQGTLHGKVTNSITQAGVQGVTVAFSPPVIADLTTDANGDYNTNLPVGVYTVTFTKDSFTDGEATVPVAAGIDQTVDIEIVPAAGVIVDAGADLNGAPGANVSPTAATEIYDDSTGATYLWTQKSGVPLTITGETTANPTITLADLESYKTALATHLEQPDRFMILGIDPFALEEAETAVFEVAVTTSSGTYKDTVNVVASLGLAWTTGVHNVPIDVGVLLQAKDASGGYSWTVTGPSGSTAAFDSATSRWPILKPDVKGEYTITETNSGDTFKFFAGEWKGAISGLSATDGKPEATACTMCHNDSFAPDNFKTWRKSGHAEIFTQNMSDPANHWSTSCASCHGVGYDENATNGGWDEAMSSESWTVPHPGGPTVYSDMFTSAPKTAALANVQCENCHGPQDSAAHTTGAARLSDSSQLCGSCHGEPARHGRYQQWKESGHANYTLALDESTVESRGATAAHCGRCHSSQGFKKWIAQGDLTSYVQGANGNATVAEMTAWGMTEAEIHPQTCVTCHDPHAQGDLSGEPNTATVRVEGDTGMLPAGYNAIGVGKGALCITCHNTRNGAHSDAIPVSNMTAPHVAAQGDVLMGQNVYFVTPGMRGGHSYITNTCVTCHMNLTDPPAEYSYNKSGTNHTFAADPTICTTCHGTFDGGSMAQVMEKSLDGLNEHLGDTAMAKLNALGTVYVRAYDPATDLYSSSGSTDADISLDVNTNPIKHIAITEGHGQIELHFTLTTAITITWSDSSQTTTDNFGVQLRAVKSSAGTAGAAVYTNGGNMMKACWNYLMLHGDGSKGIHNPDFFMAVINATMAVNVDN, encoded by the coding sequence ATGAAATCGAAGATACTGTCTGTGCTCATTCCGAACGCGGCCCTAGCCGTCGCGTTCGCTCTCACCCTCGGAGCCTGCAGCGGCGACGATGGCGCCCGCGGCCCCGCAGGCGCGCCGGGTGATCCCGGTGGACCTGGTGCCACGGGTCCCACCGGCCCCAATGGCAACCCGGGCGACGCCGGCGTCAACGGAGACGCCGGTATCAGCCAAGGAACCCTGCACGGCAAGGTCACGAACAGCATCACCCAGGCGGGTGTTCAGGGTGTGACCGTGGCGTTCTCGCCGCCAGTGATCGCGGATCTGACGACGGACGCCAACGGCGACTACAACACCAACCTGCCCGTCGGCGTGTACACCGTGACGTTCACCAAGGACAGCTTCACGGACGGCGAGGCCACCGTGCCCGTCGCCGCTGGCATCGATCAGACCGTCGATATCGAGATCGTTCCCGCAGCGGGCGTGATCGTGGACGCCGGCGCCGACCTCAACGGCGCTCCGGGAGCCAACGTTTCACCCACGGCAGCGACGGAGATCTACGACGACAGCACCGGCGCCACGTACCTGTGGACCCAGAAGTCCGGCGTGCCGCTGACCATCACCGGCGAAACGACGGCCAATCCGACCATCACGCTGGCGGATCTCGAGAGCTACAAGACCGCCCTCGCCACTCATCTCGAGCAGCCCGACCGCTTCATGATCCTGGGCATCGATCCCTTCGCCCTCGAAGAAGCGGAAACGGCCGTGTTCGAGGTGGCGGTGACTACCTCCAGCGGCACCTACAAGGACACCGTGAACGTGGTGGCGAGCCTCGGTCTCGCCTGGACCACGGGCGTCCACAACGTGCCCATCGACGTGGGCGTGTTGCTGCAGGCCAAGGACGCCAGCGGTGGCTACAGCTGGACCGTGACCGGTCCCTCCGGCTCCACGGCAGCGTTCGACAGCGCCACCAGCCGTTGGCCGATCCTGAAGCCCGACGTGAAGGGCGAATACACCATCACCGAGACCAACAGCGGCGACACCTTCAAGTTCTTCGCGGGCGAGTGGAAGGGTGCCATCAGCGGTCTGAGCGCGACGGACGGCAAGCCCGAAGCGACGGCCTGCACCATGTGCCACAACGACAGCTTCGCGCCGGACAACTTCAAGACCTGGCGCAAGAGCGGTCACGCCGAGATCTTCACTCAGAACATGAGTGACCCGGCCAACCACTGGAGCACGAGCTGCGCCAGCTGCCACGGCGTGGGCTACGACGAGAACGCCACCAACGGCGGTTGGGACGAGGCCATGTCGTCCGAGAGCTGGACCGTTCCGCATCCGGGCGGCCCCACGGTGTACAGCGACATGTTCACCAGCGCTCCGAAGACGGCCGCTCTCGCCAACGTGCAGTGCGAGAACTGCCACGGTCCGCAAGACAGCGCCGCCCACACCACCGGCGCAGCCCGGCTCAGCGACTCGTCCCAGCTCTGCGGCTCCTGCCACGGAGAACCGGCGCGTCACGGTCGCTACCAGCAGTGGAAGGAATCGGGCCACGCGAACTACACCCTCGCTCTCGACGAATCGACGGTGGAGTCCCGCGGTGCGACGGCTGCTCACTGCGGTCGCTGCCACTCGTCCCAGGGCTTCAAGAAGTGGATCGCCCAGGGCGACCTCACCTCCTACGTGCAAGGCGCCAATGGCAACGCGACGGTCGCGGAGATGACGGCTTGGGGCATGACCGAAGCCGAGATCCACCCGCAAACTTGCGTGACCTGCCACGACCCGCACGCCCAGGGTGACCTGTCCGGCGAGCCCAACACCGCCACCGTGCGCGTGGAAGGCGACACCGGCATGCTGCCGGCCGGCTACAACGCCATTGGCGTGGGCAAGGGTGCGTTGTGCATCACCTGCCACAACACGCGCAACGGCGCGCACTCCGACGCCATCCCGGTCAGCAACATGACCGCTCCGCACGTGGCCGCTCAGGGCGACGTACTGATGGGTCAGAACGTGTACTTCGTGACCCCCGGCATGCGCGGCGGACACTCGTACATCACCAACACCTGCGTGACCTGTCACATGAACCTGACGGACCCGCCGGCGGAGTACAGCTACAACAAGTCGGGTACCAACCACACCTTCGCGGCTGACCCGACGATCTGCACCACCTGCCACGGGACCTTCGACGGCGGCAGCATGGCGCAGGTGATGGAGAAGTCCCTCGATGGTCTGAACGAGCACCTGGGCGACACCGCCATGGCGAAGCTCAACGCGCTCGGCACCGTGTACGTCCGCGCCTACGACCCGGCGACGGATCTGTACTCCTCTTCCGGGAGCACGGACGCGGACATCAGCCTGGACGTGAACACCAACCCGATCAAGCACATCGCCATCACCGAAGGCCATGGCCAGATCGAGCTGCACTTCACGCTCACCACCGCGATTACCATCACCTGGTCCGACAGCAGTCAGACCACCACGGACAACTTCGGCGTCCAGCTGCGCGCAGTGAAGAGCAGCGCGGGCACCGCGGGTGCAGCCGTGTACACCAATGGCGGCAACATGA